The Prunus persica cultivar Lovell chromosome G8, Prunus_persica_NCBIv2, whole genome shotgun sequence genome includes a region encoding these proteins:
- the LOC109950834 gene encoding uncharacterized protein K02A2.6-like, whose translation MVKDCMDYVKKCQACQFHANFIHQPPEPLHPTITSWPFDVWGLDVVGPIAPKSSDGHSYILAATYYFSKWAEAVPLKEVKKENVVSFIKVNIINRYGVPRYIITDNGKPFSNWLMDKLCEDFGFKQCNSSMYNAPANGLAEAFNKTLCSMLKKVVGRTKKDWHERINEALWAYRTTYRTPTQATPYSLVYSVEAVLPLESQLPSLRMAVQEGLTDEENAKLRLQ comes from the coding sequence ATGGTCAAGGATTGCATGGATTATGTGAAGAAATGCCAAGCATGTCAATTCCATGCCAACTTTATCCATCAACCGCCGGAGCCACTACATCCTACAATTACTTCATGGCCATTTGATGTGTGGGGTCTTGATGTGGTGGGACCGATAGCACCCAAATCTTCTGACGGTCATTCTTACATCCTTGCAGCCACATACTACTTTTCAAAATGGGCGGAAGCTGTGCCTCTAAAGGaagtgaagaaagaaaatgtagTGAGCTTTATCAAGGTAAACATCATTAATCGGTATGGTGTGCCACGCTACATCATCACAGATAATGGAAAGCCATTCTCGAACTGGTTGATGGACAAATTGTGTGAAGACTTTGGTTTCAAACAATGCAACTCTTCAATGTACAATGCCCCAGCCAACGGTCTTGCGGAAGCATTCAATAAAACTCTTTGCAGCATGTTGAAGAAAGTTGTTGgaagaacaaagaaagattGGCATGAAAGGATAAATGAAGCATTGTGGGCTTATCGGACGACATACCGGACGCCTACTCAGGCTACACCATACTCACTCGTGTATAGCGTGGAAGCAGTCTTGCCTCTAGAAAGTCAACTTCCATCATTGAGGATGGCCGTACAAGAGGGATTGACtgatgaagagaatgcgaagCTACGTCTCCAATAG